A region from the Nostoc sp. HK-01 genome encodes:
- a CDS encoding ABC-3 protein, protein MILAITSSQDLVSLLQFPFMQRALIGAVLMGILGGLLGCFVTLRQLSFFSHAVGHAALVGVALGVLLQLNPTWMLLPFTLVFGVIVLYFVDKTDLGSDSVLSIVLSGALAIGVILSSLIQGYRGNLMAVLFGDILAIDATDLALTLLVLIGGTIFLLSTLRQQILLTLNPDVAKVQGIPVELYRYAFVVLLSLAVAVAIKAVGVLLVNAFLVIPAATAKLMSQQFSHFLLMSVIVGSTSSIVGILVSGIFNLASGPSIVLVQFLLFIAVFVVIKLGWKTA, encoded by the coding sequence ATGATATTAGCCATTACCAGTAGTCAAGATTTGGTGAGTTTACTACAATTCCCCTTCATGCAACGAGCGCTGATTGGTGCTGTGTTAATGGGGATACTTGGAGGTTTACTTGGGTGCTTTGTGACTTTACGTCAATTATCATTTTTTAGCCATGCAGTTGGTCATGCAGCTTTAGTTGGAGTAGCCTTGGGTGTGTTGCTACAGTTAAATCCTACTTGGATGCTGTTGCCTTTTACCTTAGTTTTTGGCGTTATCGTTCTTTACTTCGTAGATAAAACCGATTTAGGCAGCGATAGCGTACTGAGTATAGTTCTTTCTGGTGCATTAGCGATCGGCGTAATTCTCTCTAGCTTGATTCAGGGATATCGCGGTAACTTAATGGCTGTGCTTTTTGGCGATATTCTCGCTATTGACGCTACAGATTTAGCTTTAACGCTGTTGGTACTTATAGGAGGCACGATATTTTTATTATCGACTCTGCGCCAGCAAATTTTGCTAACCCTGAATCCTGATGTTGCCAAAGTTCAAGGCATTCCCGTGGAATTATATCGTTATGCCTTTGTAGTGCTGCTCTCTCTAGCCGTTGCTGTGGCAATTAAAGCCGTGGGAGTTTTATTAGTTAACGCCTTTTTAGTGATACCTGCGGCTACAGCCAAGCTAATGAGTCAGCAGTTTAGCCATTTTTTGTTGATGTCTGTGATAGTCGGTTCGACTAGCAGCATTGTCGGCATTCTGGTGTCAGGTATTTTCAACCTGGCTTCTGGCCCTAGCATTGTGCTTGTTCAGTTTCTGCTATTCATAGCTGTGTTTGTTGTGATCAAGCTAGGGTGGAAAACAGCTTAA